The sequence GCTCGTGACCCACTTTCATGGGGATCCCAGGGGAGGCTTGGGGTCCAGGCAGTGCTCCATGCTCCAAAAGCATCACGTGGAGGCTCTGTTTGGGGTCACAGGCAGCTCAGGGCTGGCTTCTGCCCCTTGGTCAGAGGGGCCAGAGGCCAGGGCCAAGCATCTTCAGCAAAACCTCTGGGAATCCCCAGGGGTCTCAGGCCAGAGACCATCCTCAGAACCACCAACTGCCCTCCCAAGCCCAGTGGGGGCCCCGGGCCAGCCCCCGCACCACTGCTGTCCTCTTGGCCTGAGTGGGTTCTGGGCTGGAACTGCAGGAAGGACAGTCAGGTGGGGTTACAGGGGCCCCTCGTTCAGcatgagagtggtgagagttgcGACTCTGCTCTCAGGAGGCGTTTCACCCGGTGCTGTCAGGGTGGGTAGACACCCGGATGTCACAAGGCGGGGGGGCCTGAAGGTCGCCAGGAACGTGGCTGGAATCTGCTCGGGGGCCCtgtcctcccccagcccaggcagAGGCTGCCAAGTTTGGGCCTATCCTCTCCTCCTGTCCTTATTTGGTGCGCTCCAGGTGATAAGGCTGAGACATAAAGGGGGCTGTGGGCCCCTCGCAGCAACCAGGCTGCTGCAGAGAGAGACGATGGTGAGTGCCAGGTGGGGGGGACTCAAGGCCAGCGGCCCCCCAGGTGCTGTCCTTTGGGCTGGGGGAGCGAAGCCAGTGACTTCTGTGCTTGTGTTGGGCCCGGAGAGACGGTCTCCAGGGACAGGAAGAGGACCCTGACCCGGGCTCTCCCGGGAATGCTCTGGGGAGGTCCGTGGCAGGGAGTCCTcggggagctggggagaggacCCCTCCGCTCCCACTGTGTTGCAGGCCAGCAGGAAGGCGGGGACCCGGGGCAAGGCTGCGGCCACCAAGCAGGCCCAGCGAGGCTCTTCCAACGTCTTTTCCATGTTTGAGCAAGCCCAGATCCAGGAGTTCAAGGAAGTAAGTGCCCTACCCCCAACAACCTGGGACCCATCCGGacaccctgcccccagcacacCCCTCTTCTCTGTAGGTCAGTGGTCCTGGCCCCTGTCTTTGCTCCTCCCACCACCCAGGATGCCCCTACCTCCCGCCTCCCCCGGGTGGGGACTGCTCCCACCTGCAGACTATAGCCTGCACCTCACAGGCCTTCAGCTGCATCGACCAGAATCGTGACGGCATCATCTGCAAGTCGGACCTTCGAGAGACCTACTCGCAGCTAGGTGAGGGCATCCACCTcccgcccggcccggccctgCTGGCACCAGGGTCCCGGCTCAGAGCTGCTGGGCTGGGGGGAGCCCGCTGAGAGGGGACAGGCAGGCTCTCAACAGGCAGCAACCCGGCCTGTATTCTTCTCCCGGCTCACCCTCCCGCCTCCtctcacacccctcccccatcacaccccctcccccatcacactTTCCTTCCACTTCACCTCCCCCACCCACAGCTGCCTCTCACTCTCTaccctgggaaggagggaggggcagcccaGGCCCTACTCGGGGACACTCAAGGTCCCTGTGTCCATTTCACGTCCCGCCCCACCAGGGAAGGTGAATGTCCCAGAAGAGGAGCTGGATGCCATGCTGCAGGAAGGGAAGGGGCCCATCAACTTCACTGTCTTCCTCACACTCTTTGGAGAGAAGCTCAACGGTGAGCCTGGGGCGGCTCTGGATCCCCCTGGCCAGGCAGCGAGCTTGAACCCCACCTGGACCCTGCCTGGACCCGGCCTGAATCCCACCCAGACCCCTTCCATACCGTACCTGGCCCTCGCCCGCCCAGAGGTTGTAGGGGCCACCTCTGCATTCCAGACCCATGAGCACTGATCACCCCAAGTCTCGGGGTTGGGAAATATGCCTTCAGATTCCAGTCCCAAATCCCCAATCCTAGTCTCCCTGCCAGGCTCGCCCATCTCAGAAGGACAGCCGCTCCTGGCGCCTCTGAGCCCCGAGGGGCGCTTTCTGTCGGAACACCCTCTTGCTTCTCTGGGCCTGGAGGACTCCCCCTGCACCCTGGGTTCCTCCTGGGTGGGACCGGGAGGATGGCAGTGTGGCTGCTTACCTAACCCCCTCGGCCTCCCAGGGACAGACCCGGAGGAAGCCATCCTGAGCGCCTTCCGCCTGTTTGACCCCAGTGGCAAGGGCGTGGTAAACAGGGACGAGTAAGTGGGAGCAGCAGGGCGAGTGCCGGGGGCACCATGTTGGATGGAAG is a genomic window of Delphinus delphis chromosome 9, mDelDel1.2, whole genome shotgun sequence containing:
- the MYL7 gene encoding myosin regulatory light chain 2, atrial isoform, translated to MASRKAGTRGKAAATKQAQRGSSNVFSMFEQAQIQEFKEAFSCIDQNRDGIICKSDLRETYSQLGKVNVPEEELDAMLQEGKGPINFTVFLTLFGEKLNGTDPEEAILSAFRLFDPSGKGVVNRDEFKQLLLTQADKFSLAEVEQMFALTPMDLAGNIDYKSLCYIITHGDEKEE